The genomic region GCCGTGCATCCCTTGGCGCCTGTGCGTTTGAAATATGCCTATGTGCGCCGTGTTTCCGGAAAAATCGTGCCTTTGCCGAGCGCTGGTCTGGATGAGAGCGTGATGCTCCAGCCTAGCTGGGCAGTGGAAGCCGAGCCGCGTCATCCCCAGCGTCTTAAGGCCCAGGAAAAAAAGGCGGCACACGCTCGATTGCTCTCAGCGATCGTGTCTGAGGTGAAAGGCGGTGTTGTCGCTTTTGAGGGGACATCCGTCGATAAAGCACAAGTGGTGCTGAATTATCTGAGAGAACATCGCCTCGTTGATTTTTGAGCTGAGCCCCTGCAATGGGAGGACCACATGCAATTATCAAATGAACTGCGGTCCCTGATAGCCAGACGGCGACCGGGCTATAGCCTGGAAGCGCCATTCTATCAGAGCAAGGAAATTTTCGATCTCGATATGGAGGTCATTTTCGGCGGGACGTGGATTTACGTCGGCTGCGAACCTGACATTCCCGAGCCGGGTGATTATTTCACAGTTCCGATCGGAAAGACGTCAGTCGTCGTGGCTCGTGACGACGACATGTCGATCACGGCGTTTCACAACGTGTGCCGCCATCGCGGCGCGCGCCTTTGCGACGGAGACAAGGGCAGCGTTGGCAATGTCGTTTGTCCTTACCATCAGTGGACTTACGACCTGCGCGGCAATCTGATCCACACGGAGCACATGGGCGATGACTTCGACCGGAGTAAATTCGGTCTGAAGATGGTCCATGTCGGGAATGTTGCTGGGCTGATCTTCGTTTGCCTTGCGGACAATCCGCCTGTCGACTTCGAGCAGATGCGGCGCGAGATGGAGCCCTATATTCTTCCGCACCGCATCAGCGATTGCAAAGTCGCGTATGAGGAAGATCTCATCGAGAACGGCAATTGGAAGTTCACGATGGAGAACAATCGCGAATGCTATCACTGTAAGGGCAATCATCCGGAACTTACTATTTCGCTCTATGAGTTCGGATTCGGGTATCAGCCATCCCCTGAGAATGCAGACGATGTGCGCGCGTTCAAGGATCTGACGACGCGCGAGCATGCAAGGTGGGAATCATGCGGATTACCGTCCGTTGAATTGGAGTTTCTCGACAGCAGGGTGACAGCGTTCCGAACGGAACGGCTTCCGCTCGATAAGGCGGGAGAATCCCAGACGCTCGACAGCAAGGTTGCGTGCAAGAAATTGCTCGGCGATCTTTCTCTGCGCAATCTTGGTGGCCTGTCGTTCTGGACACAGCCGAATTCGTGGCACCATTTTATGAGCGATCACATCGTGACGTTCAGCGTGCTGCCGATCGATGCGGAACGTACGTTGCTGCGGACGAAGTGGCTCGTTCATAAGGATGCCGTGGAAGGGCAGGACTACGATCCCAAGGCGCTCAGCGCTGTTTGGCACGCTACCAATATGCAGGACGGAGCGCTCGTCGAGAGGACACAGGTCGGTTCGTATAGTGCAGCCTATGTTCCTGGGCCTTATTCGCCTTATACGGAAGAACTGGTCGAGAAGTTCATGTCCTGGTATTTCCAGCGGCTTCGGACGGCAACCGGACATGAATCGGCGACCGTCAGCCCGTTTGCCGCGAGCGCCTGAACGACATGAGCGAGATGCAGGACAGGCTCGGCCCGGCGCAGTGGGATGCCGTGCCGGGCAAGTGGAATTCTGACGAAGACGATGTGCTTGTCTGCACGCATGTTCGGGCGGAAACGCATGACGTCAAAAGCTTCTTGTTTCGCACGCCGACGGCAAAGCTGTTTCGTTTTCGTCCAGGGCAGTTCATCACCCTCGAACTCGAGATCGATGGCGAGACGATCAATCGCTGCTATACGATGTCGTCATCGCCGACGCGGCCTGACACGCTGTCGATTACCGTGAAGCGCGTGCCGGGCGGCAAGGTTTCGAACTGGCTCCATGACAATCTGAAAGCTGGCGTTGCTATCAAAGCTTTCGGACCCTCCGGCGAATTCAGTTGCACGTTGCACGCAGCACCGAAGTACCTATTCTTGTCCGGCGGGTCCGGTGTCACGCCGTTGATGTCTATGTCACGTGCGCTTTACGATCTTGGCGAAGATCGCGACGTTGTTTTCGTTCACAGCGCGCGGACGCCGCGGGACATTATTTTCCGCAATGAACTTGCCACTATTGCGCATGGGATGAACCGATTTCGAACGGCATTCGTTTGCGAAAATATCGGCGAGCAACGCGACTGGAGCGCGCCGACAGGCTTTCTGACGCTGCCGCTCTTGAAGTCGATGGTACCGGATCTGTCAGAGCGCGAAATCTTTTGCTGTGGCCCTGAAGCGTACATGGCGAATGTTCGCGCTATGCTGGCGGCCGCCGGTTTCGACATGGCACGCTATCATGAAGAAAGCTTCTCGTTCGAACGATTAAGCCCGGTTGAGCAAGAGGAAGTGCAGGCGGCCGTTGCGGCAGAATCTGTGCCGAGCGTCGGCTTCAAAATCGAGTTCACCAAGTCGGGCCGCACGATTGATTGCCGTCCCGATCAATTCATTCTCGAAGCGGCGAAGGCCGCTGGCCTGCGTCTGCCATTTTCGTGCAGCAAAGGTGTTTGCGGTACGTGCAAAAGCAAGAAAGTCGACGGTCAGGTGGTGATGACACATGGCGGCGGCATCCGGCAACGCGAGGTCGATGCGGGCATGATCCTGATCTGCTGCAGCAAGCCGCTCAGTGATGTAACGATCGAAAAATAACTGAGGTCGTGGGCAGCGCCTCCGCCGGAAAATCAATCTGAACGGCGCAGAATGGCCTGCAGTACGTCTCGGACGCCGATCGAACCGACGAAGCGGTCGTCATCATCGAACAGTGCAACCGGAGCTGTGCCCGATTTATGCATCGCGAGGATCACGGTCTTAAGGCTGGTACCGGGTCTTGCCCAGTAGACTGGTGAGAACTCGTCGGACGGCGTTTCTTCGATTTCGCCGCACGTCACCCAGCTTGCTTGTTTTCCGCGGCATTCGGCGGCTTCAACTTTGCCCGTGCCGTCGATCCTAAATTTGGTCGTTTGCCGCCGGTCGAGCCAGAGCCAGTTGTCGCCGGCTGTTTCAAGGTCGCGCTTGTCGCGCATGACGTTCCAGGCCGTCAGCACGGACAACGGATTGACGTTAGCGATGAAGTCGCGGACGTAATCGTCGGCTGGGTTAAGGACGATGTCTTCCGGCGTCCCCGACTGTACGATGCGTCCGCTTTCCATGATGGTAATGCGGTTGCCGATCTTGAGCGCTTCTTCAAGATCGTGGCTGACGAAGATGATCGTTTTCTTGATGGTCTTTTGAAGCTGCAGCAACTCATCCTGCAGCTTGGTGCGGATCAGCGGATCGAGCGCGGAGAAAGGCTCGTCCATTAACAGGATTGGGGCGTCCGTCGCAAAGGCGCGAGCGAGGCCGACGCGCTGCTGCATGCCGCCTGAAAGTTCGTGTACGTATTTGTCGGCCCAGCTATCGAGCCCGACGAGATGGAGTTGGCGATCGACGCGCTCCTTGAGTTCGGCGGCCGGAACGCCTGCCAGCTCCAAGCCAAGGCCGGCATTCTCGCGCACGGTACGCCACGGCAGCAGCGCGAACTGCTGAAACACCATCGCGACCTGATTCTGTCGCATGTGGCGGAGGGTTGCTGCATCGCAGGTTGCGATATCGACCATGCGGTCGCCGTCCTTCACCAGGAGCGAACCACGCGAGACCTTGTTAAGGCCGTTGACTGCGCGCAGGAGGGTCGATTTCCCGGAGCCGGACAGGCCCATCAGAACGGAAATCTCGCCCTCGTTGACCGTCAGGTTCGCACCGGCGGCGCCGAGCACGGCTCCCGTTTTGGCGAGGATCTCAGCCCGCGTCGCGCCGGCATCGACCATAGCGAGCGTGCGGGCAACGTCCTTGCCGAAGATGATATCGACGTTTTTGAAATCGACCGCGACGCTCATTTGCGGACCTCCGGTTTAATGGCAAGGACGCGATCAAGGATGATGGCGAGGATCACGATTGCAAGGCCGGCTTCGATGCCCAGCGGAATGTTGCGGTTGGCCAACGCGCGGTTGACCGGATTGCCGAGGCTTGGTGCACCGATCAGCGTGGCGAAGACGACCATCGACAACGACAGCATGATGCATTGGGTGAGGCCGGCCATGATGGACGGAAGCGCTGCGGGCAGCTCCACCTTCCATAAGAGTTGGCGTTTCGTGGCGCCGAAACTTTCTCCGGCTTCCAGCATCGGCTTGGGGATTGAGGTCAGGCCTAGATACGTCATGCGCACGGGGGCGGGCATAGCGAAAATGATCGTGACGATCAGCGCGGGCGCAGCACCGAGGCCGAACAGGATCAGAATGGGGATGAGGTAGACGAAGGTCGGCATCGTCTGCATCAGGTCGAGGATCGGCTGTGTGATGCGCCAGACGTGAGGTTTATGCGCAGCCCAAATTCCGATGGGCACGCCGATGATCATTGAGAGCGCGGTGGCCGACAGAACCAGCACGAGCGTCTGGACTGTCTCTTTCCACAAGCCCTGGTTCAGAATGAACAGCAGGCCGATCAAAACGCCGACGGCGAGAACGGCGGAACGCCGAAGCCAATAGGCGAGGCCGGCGAGAATAACCGCCAGAACGAGAGGCGGGATTTGCAGCAGGAAATCGGACGTTCCGTCGACGAACGTCTCGAGAACCGTCGATATGGCATCGAAAAACCACTGAAAATAGTCAGTGACGAAGTCGAAGATCGCTTTGCCGAATTGTCCAACCGGAATTTTCCAGGCAGTTACAAGCTTCGATACGGGGTCCATCTGCGCCATTCCCAGTGCTCAAGCTTCATTCGGCAACGGACGGCCGCTTGTGAAGCAGCCGTCCAGTCCTTTGCCGGGCGGATAGTGACAGGACCCCTACTTTGCGAGGTAGGCCTTCAGCGCAGCCTGTGGGTCGCCACCATCGAACGTGGTTACGCCTGCCAGCCACGGTGTTACGGCTTCAGGATTTTTCTTGAGCCATTCGAGCGCGGTCGCCTTTGGATCGGCACCGCTTTTCAGTACCGGCTCCATCATAGCGCCTTCCATGGCGAGATTGAATTTTTCGTTCTTCAGGAACTTGGCGACGTTCGGGCATTCTTTTTCGTAGCCGGCGCGAACGTTGGTGCTGACGGTTGCAGCGCCGAAACCGGAATCGCCCATGCCGTCGAGGTAGTGGATTTTCATGGCGCCCATGACCGGGTGGGGTGTCCAGCCGAGGAAGACGATCCACTTCTTCTTCTTCATGTCCTTTTCGGCTTCGGTGAGCATGCCCGCTTCGGAGCTTTCGACCAATTCGAAGCCCTGGAGGTTGTTCTCCGGCTTGGCGATCATTGTGCTGATGATGCGATTACCGTCGTTGCCAGCTTCGATGCCGTAGATCTTGCCGTCGAACTGATCTTTATGGGCGCCGAGGTCTTTAAGGCTTTTGACGCCCGCGTCGGCGACGTAGTCGGGGACGACGAGACCGTAACCGGCGTTATCGAGGTTGACGCCAAGCACCTCAACGGACTTGTCGTCGATGTAGGGCTTGATGTCGGCGGTCATGCTGGGCATCCAGTTGCCCAGGAACACGTCGATGTCCTTGTTTTTCAACGAGGCGTAGGTGACGGGAACGGAGAGCGTCTTGACCTCGGGCTCATAGCCGAGCGCTTCGAGAATGTTGCTGGTCAGTCCGGTCGTCACTTGAATGTCGGTCCAGCCGACGTCGGCGAAGCGGACTTTTTTGCAAGTGGTACTGTCGGCAGCGTGCGCCGCTGTTGCGGCCAGGACGAGGGCAAAAGTGGCCCCAATCGCTATGCGTGTCATGACAACTCCTGTTGTTGGCAATGGCAGGCGTGATGGACAACAGTCCGCTTGCTGGGGATCTGAAATCGGATCGCCCTTCTGTCGGTTGCCTGTTGAAGGCGCCACCCGGCGTGGGCGACCCCACCAGCTAATAGCAGCGGCGGGCTATCTATTTTTGCAATTGCGACGCGATCTAGCGCTTACGCGCCTCAGGCTACACTCCTTTCGCGAAGGGTGTCCATTTGATCCTGCGTAAATCGACGGTCTTCCGGTGCTCGCGAGCGCCGATCTAAATCGAAGGGACGCGTGCGCGCACCACAGACTTACGCTGTCGTGGCAGCGGCGGCGCGCTGAATTCGGCTGGGACCGTCTGGGGCTGGCGTTCGCTGCGCGGCGTGCGTCCGTAAAGGGCCCGATATGATTTGCTGAAATGGCAAGTCGATTGAAAACCGCAGGAAATAGCGATCTGCGTGATCGACATTTGCGATTGCACTAGCAGCTCGCGGGCGCGCCGGAGACGCAATTGCAAATAGTACTTTGTCGGTGTCGTTTCGAGCGAAACCTGGAACATGCGCTGGACTTGGCGCAAAGAAAGGCCCGCCAATTTTGCCAATTCGACAGCTGTCAGCGGTTCTTCGAAATTGGCTTCCATGAGTGCGGCGATGTCCACCAGCGCACTGTTGTTGTATCCCAGGCGCGCCGCCATCGGGATGTGCTGGCGGTCGAACCCGTCGCGCACGCGTTCCAGAATGAATTGGTTGGAAATATCGGCAACCAGCGTTTTACCGAATGCGCTTTTCACAACGGAGAGCATCAAGTCGGCGGGCGCTATCCCGCCCGTGCAGGTGACGCGGTCGCGGTCGATAACGAAAAGCTCTTCCTGGAACTGCACGCGTGGATGGAATTCGCGAAGGCCCGCCATGTTTTCCCAATGGACGGTGCATTTGTAGCCGTCGAGAAGGCCGGATTTCACGAGCGCGTAGGTGCCGGTGCACAGGCCACCAAGCACGATGCCATCGTGCGATATCCGGCGGAGAAGATTGATGAGCTTGTCGCTGACGTATCGCTCGACGTGCGTGCCGCCGCAGACGAGTACCATATCGAGATCGCCGGCATCATCGTAGGTTTTAGCGTCGGCGAAAGACAGGCCATTACTGCAGGACGTCGGCTTGCCGTCGACGGAAAGGATGGTCCACGAATAGTGGTCCTGCCCGCTCAAACGGTTGGCCATTCGCAAAACCTCGATCGCACTCGAAAGCGCGATCATGGTGTATTCATTCAGTGTCAGAAACCCGATCCGACGGATCGTTCTGAGTTTCGACGGAACCTCATTCACGCAGCAAAAGCTCCCGGATGCTCCGCAAATCTATGGCCTCCGCTTCTAGTCAAAGACTGAGGCGGGGTGATCGTTACGCCTGAGTATGACATCGAGCAGATCATGAGAAAATCTTAGCACCGCGCCGTGTTTTGACAAGTTCCAGAAAGTTCAATTCCTGCCGCAGAAAGAGGCTTTCGGTGCTGCAAAAGAAGGCGGTTGCAGCGCGAGATCGTTCGACTTTCGTCGGTCTTCCAGTGCGGTTTCGACTGTCGCGGGGGATAACATTTGTGTCGTATCTGACAATGCTTTCAGGCCTCTGGACCGGCATAGCGTGATGGGTGATCGGCGCAGGTTTTGGCGCCGGAAGTTGCTGCGAGCGAAGGGTGCCGCGCTCGGTTTGCAGCATGGGCAAATTCAATGAGTGTGGTCGATGGCGAAAGTTCTCCAAAACTATATCGGGGGCCGTTTTGTTGCGGCATCGGACGGGGAGACGTTCGCGAATGTCGATCCGGCGACGGGCGAGTTGATTTCACAGGTCGAGATCGCGCTTGCGCCTGAAATCGATGCTGCGCTGCAATCAGCAAAAGAAGGACTCGCTCGCTGGTCTGGCATGTCCGGTGCGGAGCGTGGGCGTGTTCTGAACAAGGCGGCACGGATTCTTCGCGACCGCAATCGCGAGTTGGCCGAGATCGAGGTTCGTGACACCGGCAAGCCAATTCAAGAAGCGGAAGTCGTCGATATCGTCAGCGGTGCCGATTGCATCGAATATTTCGCCGGGGTGGCGGCCACGTTGCACGGCGAGCAGATCGCACTGAATAATGCGTTCGTTTATACCCGCCGCGAACCGATGGGAATTTGTGTCGGTATCGGGTCATGGAACTATCCGATCCAGATCGCGTGCTGGAAGTCGGCGCCGGCGCTGGCATGCGGCAATGCGATGATCTTCAAGACGTCGGAGATGACGCCGACGACCTCCGCCAAGCTTGCCGAGATCTACACGGAAGCAGGGTTGCCAGATGGCGTCTTCAATGTTTTGCACGGAGACGCACGCACCGGTTCAATGCTGACGACAGATCCGCGCGTTGCGAAAATCTCGCTGACCGGTTCGGTGGGCACTGGCAAGAAGATCGTAGCTGCGGCGGCCGCTACTTTGAAGCGTACAACGATGGAGCTCAGCGGCAAGTCGGCACTTCTTGTGTTCCAGGACGCTGATCTTCGGCAGGCCGTTTCCGCGGCGATGCTCGGAAATTTTTACACGCAGGGCGAAATATGCACGAACTGCACGCGCGTGTTTGTCCACGACGACATCTACGATGCCTTCGTCGATATGGTGGTGGAGCGGACGAAAAAGCTGCGCATCGGTTTGCCACTCGATCCTGAAACACAAGTAGGGGCGTTGATTTCGCGGCCGCATATGGAACGGGTCTTGAGTTTCATCGAGGCCGGAAAGGCGGAAGGCGCACGGCTCTGCTACGGTGGCGAACGAGTTGATGAGGTTCCGCTCGATCGCGGCAACTATGTGCGTCCGGCCGTTTTCACCGAGTGCACGGACGAGATGAGCATTGTGCGAGAAGAAATCTTCGGGCCGGTCATGTCGGTTTTGCGGTTCCGCGACGAGGACGATGTCATAGCGCGTGCGAATGCGACGCGCTTCGGATTGGCCGCGGGGCTTTTTACGCGCGATCTTGCACGCGCGCATCGCGTCGCTGCGCGCCTCGAAGCGGGCATCTGCTGGATCAACAACTATAACATCACGCCCGTCGAGATGCCGTTCGGCGGCATCAAGGAGTCGGGCTTCGGCCACGAGAACGGCCAGGTCGCCATCGAGCACTACACGCAGTTGAAGAGCGTCTATGTGGAACTGGGCGATGTGCAGTGCCCGTACGAATGACGCATCGTCAGATTAAGACAGAAAGACTGAGGTCCAAGGAACGATGAGCAAAACCCAAGACTTCGACTACATCATCGTCGGTGCCGGGTCGGCGGGATGCGTCCTTGCCAACCGCCTGACGGAAGACGAAGGGGTTCGCGTTCTCGTTCTCGAAGCCGGGCCGCAAGACAACAGCATTTTCATTCATATGCCGTCGGCGTTCGCGTATCCGCTGGCCGGCACGAAATACAACTGGTGGTACGAGTCGGAGCCGGAGCCTTATCTCGATAATCGGCGGATGTACTGTCCGCGTGGACGCGTCGTCGGTGGCTCGTCGTCTATCAACGGCATGATCTATATTCGAGGTCATGCCTTCGATTACGACGCTTGGGCGCGTCATCAGGGCTTGCAGGACTGGTCGTATTTCAACTGTCTGCCGTATTTCAAGAAGGCCGAGACGCGGCTCAAGGGCGGCGATAAGTATCGCGGCAATTCCGGGCCGCTTTATGTGACGACTGCGCCGTGCACGAATCCGCTTTACGATACCTTCATTGAGGCAGGCCGGCAGGCGGGCTATCCGGTGACCGAGGATATGAACGGTTACCAGCAGGAAGGCCTCGGCCGCATGGACATGACGGTCTACAAAGGCCGTCGCTGGAGCGCCGCTCAGGCGTTTCTGCGGCCAGCGCAGAAGCGTGGCGGCGTTGAACTCAAGGCGAAAACGCTCGTCACGCGCATCCTGTTCGAAGGACGTCGTGCCGTCGGCGTCGAGTTCAGCCATGGCGGCAATCTGCAGTCGGCGCGCGCAACGCGCGAGGTGATCGTCAGCGGCGGCGCGATCAATTCACCGCAAATCTTGATGCTGTCGGGTATTGGCAATGCGGATGAATTGAAAAAACACGGCATTCCGGTCGTGCAGGATTCGCCGGGCGTTGGAGAAAACCTGCAGGACCACATCGAGGCCTACGTCCAGTACGAATGCACCAAGCCGGTTTCGATTTACAGCGCCAATAATCCGCTGGCAAAATTGAAGATCGGCATCGAGTGGCTGCTGACGGGGAAGGGCCTCGGCGCGACGAACCATTTCGAGTCCGGCGGTTTTATCCGCAGTGAAGCCGGCGTTTTGCATCCCGATCTACAATATCACTTCTTCCCGATGGCCATCAGCTACGACGGCACGTCGGCGGCGAAGGGGCATGGCTTCCAGGCGCATATTGGGCCGATGCGACCGACGAGCCGGGGCTATGTGAAGCTTAAATCAGCCGATCCGCGCGAGTATCCAAGAGTACTCTTCAACTACATGCAGACGGAGCAGGACCGCAAAGAGATGCGGGCGGGCATCCGTTTAACGCGCGAGATCTTTTCGCAGCAGGCCTTCGACCAGTACCGTGGTGCCGAATTGGCGCCGGGGCCATCCGAAACGAGTGACGCCGCCATCGACGCCTTCATCCGTGCGAAGGCCGAAAGCGCCTATCATCCGTCATGCTCGTGCCGGATGGGAACCGATGAGATGGCCGTCGTTGACGGTACGGGCAAGGTTTATGGCGTCGAAGCATTGCGGTTGGTCGATGCGTCGATCATGCCGGATGTCGTCAGTGGTAACCTCAACGTGCCGACCATCATGATGGCCGAGAAGCTGGCGGATGCAATCCGTGGACGGCCGCCACTGCCGGCGGAAGAGGTGCCGGTGTGGTTCAATCCGAACTATCAGACACAGCAGCGATAAGCCAGGGTGCTGAAAGCTCGGCAAGCGCCCTAGTGCTTGCCGACGTCCCCGAAGGGTGAAGCGGCGCCGGTTTGCCGCAGCAACAGCACGAATGGAATAAGCAACAGGAAGCTCAGCGTTACGAAGCCGAAGGCTTCGATGAAGCCGATCATTGTCGATTGGCGTGTCAACTCATAGCCCAGAATCTGCATCGCACGCGGATCGGTTGGCAACAGTCCCGTCGAGTTAAGCCACATGTGCAGGGCGGGATTGTAGGGATTGATCCCGGCCGAGAGGGTCTGAAGGTTCTCGTGCGTCGCGCGCGTCAGAATCGTTGCGCCTATCGCGATGCCCAGCGAGCCGCCAATCGTACGTGCGATGTTGAAGATGCTCGCGGCCTGATCCGAAGCGTTTTTCGGTAGCGTTTGATAGGCGAGTGTCGAGAGCGGCACGAAGATCATGCCCATGCCGATGCCTTGGACGATGCTCGGCGCGATAATCCAGAAGCGATCGACGTCGAGGTTATATGTCGTCGTCACGTAGGTTCCGGCGGCGGACAGTGTCAGTCCGACGAATACCAGCCAGCGGGAATCGATGTGCTGGATCAGCGTTGCGACCACGACCATGCCAATGGCGACGGCGATACCGCGCGGCGCCATCACCAGACCGGCGGTGCTTGCCGGATAGCCGAGCAAATGTTCCAGGAACAGCGGCTGCAGCGCGATGGTGCTCAGCATGCCGACACCGAACGCCATGATCAGGAATGTCGACGTCGCCAGATTGCGATCTCGCAGAAGATTGAGCTTCAGGATGGCGTCCGGCCGATTGAAGCTTCGAACCGTGAACCAGGTTAGGCATGCGAAGGATAGGAGCGCGAGGCTGACGATCATTTGCGATGCAAACCAGCCTTCGCTGTTGCCGCGGTCGAGCAGCATTTGCAGGCTGCCGACACCGATTGCCAGGAGCGCAGCGCCGAGCCAATCAATCGGCGAGCCCGAATGGGGCGTCGCTTTGATGTAGGCGGAGATCAGAAGCAGGTTGATGATGCCGATGGGAAGGTTGACGTAGAATACCCATTGCCAACCGAGGTGGTCGGTGATGAAGCCGCCGACCGTTGGCCCCATGATCGGGCCGAGCAGGACGCCGATACCCCAGATCGCCATGGCCTTGCCGCGCTTCTCCGGCTCGAAACTGTCGACCATCGTCGCTTGTGAGAGAGGGACGACGCTTGCCCCGAATGCACCCTGAAGCAAGCGGAAGATGACCATCTGCATCAGTGAATGCGATTGGCCGCACAGCATCGAGGACACGACGAAGCCTGCGACGCTGACTGTCAGCACGCGTTTTCGGCCGAAGCGCTCAGCGAGAAAGCCGCTCATCGGAATGACGATGGCTTCGGCGACGATATAGGACGTTAAAACCCAGGTGATCTGATCGGGCGTCGCTCCAAGGGTGCCCATCATGTCGGGCAGGGCGACGTTGACGATGGTCATGTCGAGAATGACCATCAGCACCGCCAGCAGCACCGCGAGCGAACTCAGCAGCCTGCTCGGTCCGGCGGCGGCGTCGGCTGGGGCCGCGACCTGATTATTTGGTGGCACTACCCGCTCCATCGGACGTGGTGTCGATGGTTACAGACGCAGACGCGCCGACGCCCAGCGGCAGGTCGCCAGATTCGACCGTAAGGGCGATCCTGACGGGAAAGCGCTGGACGACCTTGACCCAGCTGCCCGTCGCATTTTCCGAAGGCATCAGCGAGAACGCCGAGGCGCTGGCGCGGCTCACGGCTTCGACCTTCCCGGTCAACTTTTTCGACGGATCGCTGTCAAGCCACACGGACGCCGTTTGGCCGGGCTTGATGCGGGCAAGGTCGGTTTCCTTGAAATTCGCATCGACCCACCACGTCGAGGTATCGACGAGCGGGAAGAGCGGTACGCCGGCTTTCGCGACTTCGCCGGGCTGGACGCGGACTTTGCCGACCGTGCCGTCGACCGGCGCCTTGATCGTCGCGTGCGAAAGTTCAGCATTGGCTTCGGCGACGGCGATATCGGCCTCTTCAGCATTGCCTTTGGCGGCTGCGGCCTGGGGGCCGGTCGCCTGGGCGGCTTGCTGCTTGGCGATGTCGCGGCGAATTTCAGCGCGTTTGAGGGTAGCGCGGAAAGGCGCTTGATTGAGCTCGATCAGAACGTCGCCTTGCTGGACGGTCGAGAATTCCTTGACTTTCACGTCCATGATGAGGCCTGTCACCAACGGCGTGATCTGGATTATATTGGCTTCGACCTGGGCGTTGTCCGTCGATGGATAGAGCGTTTCGTGCTGCCAATAGGCGTAGCCGGCAGCGATGAGGGCGAGGAGACAGACAAAGCTAAGAAGGCCTATGCCCCGCTTCGAAAGCAGCGGCTTTTTATCGGAAGGCGTGACCTGGCCACCGTTGGCCGGTGGCTTTTTTTCTGGCAATCGGTCTTGCATTGGCTTCTTCCGTTTATTCGAAGGCTGCAACTTCCGTAGTCCTTTTGCAGTTGCCAGGAACGGGAATGTCTGCCGCAACAGGCAAAATGGGCACGCACGCCGTCCGACGCCCAATCACGGTATACGACTGGCCCGGCCGAAATATTGAGCTTTTTGATTGCCGCCGGCGCGGAAGTCTATCCCGACGCGGCGCACAAAAAGAGACAATCGATGCCCCCTCTACAGGCTCTTAGGGGATTTGTCACCAACGCGACGATTACGCGTGCCGGGTCGCCGAAATGTCGCGGTAGTGGGCTTTCGGGCGAGGCCCGCCGTTTATCTTCGGCTGGCGCTTTCAACCTGAAAAACGGTCGGCTTTACGGATTCGTTCCGGCAGTTTCCGCTGGATCGGAGGCGGGACAGGGCCGGGTGGGGCAGCGTTAACGGTCGTTCCAGGATGCGTGCATCATCAGAAACCGAAGTTTTAACCGGTCGAAGGAGCTAGGCCCCGACGTTAACGGATCGGGAGCGATTGGGGGCGCAATAATCGGTTCTCATTCCTAAGCTGACTTTAAAAACCATCCGT from Hyphomicrobium sp. MC1 harbors:
- a CDS encoding GlxA family transcriptional regulator — protein: MNEVPSKLRTIRRIGFLTLNEYTMIALSSAIEVLRMANRLSGQDHYSWTILSVDGKPTSCSNGLSFADAKTYDDAGDLDMVLVCGGTHVERYVSDKLINLLRRISHDGIVLGGLCTGTYALVKSGLLDGYKCTVHWENMAGLREFHPRVQFQEELFVIDRDRVTCTGGIAPADLMLSVVKSAFGKTLVADISNQFILERVRDGFDRQHIPMAARLGYNNSALVDIAALMEANFEEPLTAVELAKLAGLSLRQVQRMFQVSLETTPTKYYLQLRLRRARELLVQSQMSITQIAISCGFQSTCHFSKSYRALYGRTPRSERQPQTVPAEFSAPPLPRQRKSVVRARVPSI
- the betB gene encoding betaine-aldehyde dehydrogenase translates to MAKVLQNYIGGRFVAASDGETFANVDPATGELISQVEIALAPEIDAALQSAKEGLARWSGMSGAERGRVLNKAARILRDRNRELAEIEVRDTGKPIQEAEVVDIVSGADCIEYFAGVAATLHGEQIALNNAFVYTRREPMGICVGIGSWNYPIQIACWKSAPALACGNAMIFKTSEMTPTTSAKLAEIYTEAGLPDGVFNVLHGDARTGSMLTTDPRVAKISLTGSVGTGKKIVAAAAATLKRTTMELSGKSALLVFQDADLRQAVSAAMLGNFYTQGEICTNCTRVFVHDDIYDAFVDMVVERTKKLRIGLPLDPETQVGALISRPHMERVLSFIEAGKAEGARLCYGGERVDEVPLDRGNYVRPAVFTECTDEMSIVREEIFGPVMSVLRFRDEDDVIARANATRFGLAAGLFTRDLARAHRVAARLEAGICWINNYNITPVEMPFGGIKESGFGHENGQVAIEHYTQLKSVYVELGDVQCPYE
- the betA gene encoding choline dehydrogenase, translated to MSKTQDFDYIIVGAGSAGCVLANRLTEDEGVRVLVLEAGPQDNSIFIHMPSAFAYPLAGTKYNWWYESEPEPYLDNRRMYCPRGRVVGGSSSINGMIYIRGHAFDYDAWARHQGLQDWSYFNCLPYFKKAETRLKGGDKYRGNSGPLYVTTAPCTNPLYDTFIEAGRQAGYPVTEDMNGYQQEGLGRMDMTVYKGRRWSAAQAFLRPAQKRGGVELKAKTLVTRILFEGRRAVGVEFSHGGNLQSARATREVIVSGGAINSPQILMLSGIGNADELKKHGIPVVQDSPGVGENLQDHIEAYVQYECTKPVSIYSANNPLAKLKIGIEWLLTGKGLGATNHFESGGFIRSEAGVLHPDLQYHFFPMAISYDGTSAAKGHGFQAHIGPMRPTSRGYVKLKSADPREYPRVLFNYMQTEQDRKEMRAGIRLTREIFSQQAFDQYRGAELAPGPSETSDAAIDAFIRAKAESAYHPSCSCRMGTDEMAVVDGTGKVYGVEALRLVDASIMPDVVSGNLNVPTIMMAEKLADAIRGRPPLPAEEVPVWFNPNYQTQQR
- a CDS encoding DHA2 family efflux MFS transporter permease subunit encodes the protein MPPNNQVAAPADAAAGPSRLLSSLAVLLAVLMVILDMTIVNVALPDMMGTLGATPDQITWVLTSYIVAEAIVIPMSGFLAERFGRKRVLTVSVAGFVVSSMLCGQSHSLMQMVIFRLLQGAFGASVVPLSQATMVDSFEPEKRGKAMAIWGIGVLLGPIMGPTVGGFITDHLGWQWVFYVNLPIGIINLLLISAYIKATPHSGSPIDWLGAALLAIGVGSLQMLLDRGNSEGWFASQMIVSLALLSFACLTWFTVRSFNRPDAILKLNLLRDRNLATSTFLIMAFGVGMLSTIALQPLFLEHLLGYPASTAGLVMAPRGIAVAIGMVVVATLIQHIDSRWLVFVGLTLSAAGTYVTTTYNLDVDRFWIIAPSIVQGIGMGMIFVPLSTLAYQTLPKNASDQAASIFNIARTIGGSLGIAIGATILTRATHENLQTLSAGINPYNPALHMWLNSTGLLPTDPRAMQILGYELTRQSTMIGFIEAFGFVTLSFLLLIPFVLLLRQTGAASPFGDVGKH